One Nicotiana sylvestris chromosome 12, ASM39365v2, whole genome shotgun sequence genomic window carries:
- the LOC104239454 gene encoding probable DNA primase large subunit isoform X1, translating into MEVVRSQRKSSVPNDAVSTLPLYRSAPPLEVRLEDFEFYAIDRLRVLKGISDGLSRGKKPDEMEKLVYDLWKENMRHPQASEVVNKDIISHFVLRLVYCRTEELRKWFLSMETTLFRHRFLHENPEVQKALFAEFDLPYKAVSRAEYETVKDMLNQVARSIGQSTDAIFYKVPFEEVPELVAGRRVFIKEGNAYIAMSQVVSLVVTQFRSHLSKALVLTNRKWTSRIREQEKDRLTPIIEALSTSYLGPDYSQPTKHTDISLKDIDQIAKSSFPLCMHHLFGKLREDHHLKHGGRMQLGLFLKGMGLKLDDALAFWKAEFSPKVGAERFDKEYAYSIRHSYGKEGKRTDYTPYSCQKIISSTPGVGDHHGCPYRHFSEENLRAALTRMGVGNRAVEDMLDKVRNRHYQLFMVHRVMRGLTIQISTITTAERS; encoded by the exons ATGGAAGTCGTCAGATCTCAGAGGAAATCTTCAGTGCCTAACGATGCCGTCTCGACTCTGCCTCTCTATCGTTCTGCACCTCCTCTTGAAGTCCGGCTcgaagattttgagttttatgccATCGATCGCCTCCGCG TTTTGAAAGGAATTTCGGATGGTTTATCCAGAGGAAAGAAGCCTGATGAGATGGAGAAATTG GTGTATGATCTGTGGAAGGAAAATATGAGGCATCCGCAGGCATCCGAGGTTGTGAACAAGGACATAATTTCGCATTTTGTCTTGCGGCTTGTTTATTGCAGGAC GGAGGAGTTGAGGAAATGGTTTCTGTCAATGGAGACTACCTTATTTCGGCACCGATTCTTGCATGAAAATCCTGAAGTTCAG AAGGCGCTATTCGCAGAGTTTGATCTTCCATACAAAGCTGTGAGCCGTGCTGAATACGAG ACTGTGAAGGACATGCTGAACCAAGTTGCACGCTCCATAGGCCAAAGCA CTGATGCGATCTTCTACAAG GTTCCATTTGAGGAGGTGCCAGAGCTTGTGGCGGGTCGACGGGTATTTATTAAGGAAGGGAATGCATATATTGCAATGAGCCAG GTGGTTTCACTAGTTGTCACACAATTCCGCAGTCATCTTTCAAAAGCACTAGTGCTGACAAACAG AAAATGGACATCGAGGATTAGAGAACAGGAGAAGGATCGTTTGACTCCT ATTATTGAAGCTCTATCCACGAGTTATTTGGGTCCTGATTATAGCCAG CCAACAAAGCACACAGATATATCACTAAAAGACATTGATCAAATTGCTAAGAGTTCGTTTCCACTGTGTATGCATCATCTTTTCGGGAAG CTAAGAGAGGATCATCATCTGAAGCATGGTGGCAGGATGCAACTTGGTCTATTTCTCAAG GGTATGGGATTGAAGTTGGATGATGCCCTTGCATTTTGGAAAGCTGAGTTCTCCCCGAAG GTTGGTGCTGAAAGATTTGATAAAGAATATGCATACAGCATAAGGCACAGCTatggaaaagaaggaaaaagaacg GATTATACACCTTATTCTTGTCAAAAGATTATATCATCAACACCTGGAGTTGGAGATCATCATGGCTGTCCATATCGTCATTTCAG TGAGGAGAATTTGAGAGCTGCGCTGACCAGGATGGGAGTAGGCAATCGAGCAGTCGAGGATATGTTAGACAAAGTTCGAAATAGACACTATCAG CTGTTCATGGTTCATCGTGTGATGCGGGGATTAACCATCCAAATCAGTACTATAACGACAGCCGAAAGATCTTAG
- the LOC104239454 gene encoding probable DNA primase large subunit isoform X2, with amino-acid sequence MEVVRSQRKSSVPNDAVSTLPLYRSAPPLEVRLEDFEFYAIDRLRVLKGISDGLSRGKKPDEMEKLVYDLWKENMRHPQASEVVNKDIISHFVLRLVYCRTEELRKWFLSMETTLFRHRFLHENPEVQKALFAEFDLPYKAVSRAEYETVKDMLNQVARSIGQSTDAIFYKVPFEEVPELVAGRRVFIKEGNAYIAMSQVVSLVVTQFRSHLSKALVLTNRKWTSRIREQEKDRLTPIIEALSTSYLGPDYSQPTKHTDISLKDIDQIAKSSFPLCMHHLFGKLREDHHLKHGGRMQLGLFLKGMGLKLDDALAFWKAEFSPKVGAERFDKEYAYSIRHSYGKEGKRTDYTPYSCQKIISSTPGVGDHHGCPYRHFSEENLRAALTRMGVGNRAVEDMLDKVRNRHYQLACTLTFEAVHGSSCDAGINHPNQYYNDSRKILESPNNSSNP; translated from the exons ATGGAAGTCGTCAGATCTCAGAGGAAATCTTCAGTGCCTAACGATGCCGTCTCGACTCTGCCTCTCTATCGTTCTGCACCTCCTCTTGAAGTCCGGCTcgaagattttgagttttatgccATCGATCGCCTCCGCG TTTTGAAAGGAATTTCGGATGGTTTATCCAGAGGAAAGAAGCCTGATGAGATGGAGAAATTG GTGTATGATCTGTGGAAGGAAAATATGAGGCATCCGCAGGCATCCGAGGTTGTGAACAAGGACATAATTTCGCATTTTGTCTTGCGGCTTGTTTATTGCAGGAC GGAGGAGTTGAGGAAATGGTTTCTGTCAATGGAGACTACCTTATTTCGGCACCGATTCTTGCATGAAAATCCTGAAGTTCAG AAGGCGCTATTCGCAGAGTTTGATCTTCCATACAAAGCTGTGAGCCGTGCTGAATACGAG ACTGTGAAGGACATGCTGAACCAAGTTGCACGCTCCATAGGCCAAAGCA CTGATGCGATCTTCTACAAG GTTCCATTTGAGGAGGTGCCAGAGCTTGTGGCGGGTCGACGGGTATTTATTAAGGAAGGGAATGCATATATTGCAATGAGCCAG GTGGTTTCACTAGTTGTCACACAATTCCGCAGTCATCTTTCAAAAGCACTAGTGCTGACAAACAG AAAATGGACATCGAGGATTAGAGAACAGGAGAAGGATCGTTTGACTCCT ATTATTGAAGCTCTATCCACGAGTTATTTGGGTCCTGATTATAGCCAG CCAACAAAGCACACAGATATATCACTAAAAGACATTGATCAAATTGCTAAGAGTTCGTTTCCACTGTGTATGCATCATCTTTTCGGGAAG CTAAGAGAGGATCATCATCTGAAGCATGGTGGCAGGATGCAACTTGGTCTATTTCTCAAG GGTATGGGATTGAAGTTGGATGATGCCCTTGCATTTTGGAAAGCTGAGTTCTCCCCGAAG GTTGGTGCTGAAAGATTTGATAAAGAATATGCATACAGCATAAGGCACAGCTatggaaaagaaggaaaaagaacg GATTATACACCTTATTCTTGTCAAAAGATTATATCATCAACACCTGGAGTTGGAGATCATCATGGCTGTCCATATCGTCATTTCAG TGAGGAGAATTTGAGAGCTGCGCTGACCAGGATGGGAGTAGGCAATCGAGCAGTCGAGGATATGTTAGACAAAGTTCGAAATAGACACTATCAG TTGGCTTGTACTTTGACCTTTGAAGCTGTTCATGGTTCATCGTGTGATGCGGGGATTAACCATCCAAATCAGTACTATAACGACAGCCGAAAGATCTTAGAATCACCA AACAATTCCAGCAACCCATGA